A region from the Clavibacter sp. A6099 genome encodes:
- a CDS encoding PadR family transcriptional regulator, with protein sequence MASSSPTSGSAFGDAADGVWQAMESLRARFDKRDGAPTGHGTGAHDVRHAVLALLAEEPMHGYRIIHEIEERTAGAWTPNAGAVYPTLQLLADEGLIAAETTDGRKVWALTEAGRSAVGRDGITAPWADASEHGHDAHDRHDRSALPKAGLSLAQAAAQVQRTGTPAQVAEAVAELDTARRRLYAILARE encoded by the coding sequence ATGGCCTCATCGTCCCCCACCTCAGGATCCGCGTTCGGCGACGCCGCCGACGGCGTGTGGCAGGCGATGGAGTCGCTCCGCGCGCGCTTCGACAAGCGCGACGGCGCCCCGACCGGGCACGGCACCGGCGCGCATGACGTCCGCCACGCGGTCCTCGCGCTGCTCGCGGAGGAGCCCATGCACGGCTACCGCATCATCCACGAGATCGAGGAGCGCACCGCGGGCGCCTGGACCCCGAACGCCGGAGCCGTCTACCCGACGCTCCAGCTCCTCGCCGACGAGGGCCTCATCGCCGCCGAGACCACCGACGGCCGCAAGGTCTGGGCGCTCACGGAGGCCGGCCGCTCGGCGGTCGGGCGCGACGGCATCACCGCGCCGTGGGCCGACGCCTCCGAGCACGGCCACGACGCGCACGACCGCCACGACCGCTCCGCGCTCCCGAAGGCCGGCCTCTCGCTCGCGCAGGCCGCGGCGCAGGTGCAGCGCACGGGCACCCCGGCCCAGGTCGCCGAGGCCGTGGCCGAGCTCGACACGGCCCGTCGCCGCCTCTACGCGATCCTCGCCCGGGAGTGA
- the lipA gene encoding lipoyl synthase gives MSAAAPDGRRMLRLEVRNAETPIERKPEWIKTTARMGPEYQALQQLVKTEDLHTVCQEAACPNIYECWEDREATFLIGGSQCTRRCDFCQIDTGKPADYDTDEPRRVADSVRRMGLRYATVTGVARDDLPDEGAWLHAETVRRIHADNPGTGVEILATDFSGNPDLLAEVFSSRPEVFAHNVETVPRIFKRIRPAFRYERSLDVITQARDAGLITKSNLILGMGETREEVSEALVDLNDAGCDIITVTQYLRPSPRHLPVARWVRPEEFVEIKAEAEAIGFLGVLAGPLVRSSYRAGRLYAQSMRAKGRDLPEALAHLADPANGFAQAVG, from the coding sequence ATGAGCGCCGCCGCCCCCGACGGCCGCCGCATGCTCCGCCTCGAGGTCCGGAACGCCGAGACGCCCATCGAGCGGAAGCCGGAGTGGATCAAGACGACGGCCCGGATGGGGCCCGAGTACCAGGCCCTCCAGCAGCTCGTGAAGACCGAGGACCTGCACACCGTCTGCCAGGAGGCGGCCTGCCCGAACATCTACGAGTGCTGGGAGGATCGGGAGGCGACGTTCCTCATCGGCGGATCGCAGTGCACGCGCCGCTGCGACTTCTGCCAGATCGACACCGGCAAGCCCGCCGACTACGACACCGACGAGCCCCGCCGCGTCGCCGACTCGGTGCGCCGCATGGGCCTGCGCTACGCGACCGTGACGGGAGTGGCGCGCGACGACCTTCCCGACGAGGGCGCGTGGCTGCACGCCGAGACCGTGCGGCGGATCCACGCCGACAACCCCGGCACGGGCGTCGAGATCCTCGCCACCGACTTCTCCGGGAACCCAGACCTGCTCGCCGAGGTCTTCTCCTCCCGTCCCGAGGTCTTCGCGCACAACGTGGAGACGGTGCCGCGCATCTTCAAGCGGATCCGCCCGGCGTTCCGATACGAGCGCTCGCTCGACGTGATCACCCAGGCGCGCGATGCCGGCCTCATCACCAAGTCGAACCTCATCCTCGGCATGGGCGAGACGCGCGAGGAGGTGTCGGAGGCGCTCGTCGACCTGAACGACGCGGGCTGCGACATCATCACGGTCACGCAGTACCTCCGCCCCTCGCCGCGGCACCTGCCCGTCGCGCGCTGGGTGCGGCCGGAGGAGTTCGTGGAGATCAAGGCGGAGGCCGAGGCGATCGGGTTCCTGGGCGTCCTGGCCGGCCCGCTCGTGCGCTCGTCGTACCGCGCGGGTCGCCTGTACGCGCAGTCGATGCGGGCCAAGGGCCGGGACCTGCCGGAGGCTCTCGCGCACCTCGCGGATCCGGCGAACGGCTTCGCGCAGGCCGTCGGCTGA
- the lipB gene encoding lipoyl(octanoyl) transferase LipB yields the protein MVDIVVTGLSANSVPYIEALERQRALHADVVAGRAQDTVILLEHPGVYTAGRRTEPEDRPRDGTPVIDVDRGGRITWHGPGQLVGYPIVRLPEPLDVVAHVRRLEDALIALLADLDVASCRVDGRSGVWIRGAAPDGSRRDEKVAAIGVRVAERVTMHGFALNCSNAFDAYDRIVPCGIRDAGVTSLSRVLGRTVTPADVVPLLRPHLVRALSSNGSAMPSTSPLSPVAGARA from the coding sequence GTGGTCGACATCGTCGTCACGGGGCTAAGCGCCAACTCCGTGCCGTACATCGAGGCCCTCGAGCGTCAGCGTGCCCTGCATGCCGACGTCGTCGCGGGCCGGGCGCAGGACACCGTCATCCTCCTCGAGCATCCCGGCGTGTACACCGCGGGGAGACGCACGGAGCCGGAGGACAGGCCGCGCGACGGCACGCCGGTCATCGACGTCGACCGCGGCGGACGCATCACCTGGCACGGGCCGGGGCAGCTCGTCGGCTACCCGATCGTCCGGCTGCCCGAGCCCCTCGACGTCGTGGCCCACGTGCGCCGCCTCGAGGACGCGCTCATCGCCCTCCTCGCCGACCTCGACGTCGCGTCGTGCCGCGTCGACGGCCGCTCCGGCGTCTGGATCCGCGGCGCAGCGCCCGACGGGAGCCGCCGCGACGAGAAGGTCGCCGCCATCGGCGTGCGCGTCGCCGAGCGCGTGACGATGCACGGCTTCGCCCTCAACTGCAGCAACGCGTTCGACGCCTACGACCGCATCGTGCCGTGCGGCATCCGCGACGCCGGCGTCACCTCGCTGAGCCGCGTCCTCGGCCGCACGGTCACGCCCGCCGACGTCGTCCCCCTCCTCCGCCCGCACCTCGTGCGGGCCCTCTCCTCGAACGGATCCGCCATGCCCTCGACCTCTCCCCTCTCCCCCGTCGCCGGAGCCCGCGCATGA
- a CDS encoding siderophore-interacting protein, producing MTDSAAPAALPASPDPLVPDRPVRAARAQHVLEVTRTERLSPHLVRVHLGGEGTRALLEQAVPERLAATDAYVKLMLPQPGSGLVPPFDLPALRDTLPPEALPAVRTYTLRHADPAVGTCAIDFVVHGDEGLAGPWAATAQPGDLIAASGPGGLFRPADDPSVARLLIGDDSAVPAIAAALAAMPADATGVALLEVEGPADELPLAHPAGLELRWIHRSRTADAVPGAPLVDAVRALERPDGEVEVFAHGERGAMKEIRALLQDGWGLDRRALSLSAYWALGRAEDRFQAEKREPVGAIFAD from the coding sequence ATGACCGACTCCGCCGCTCCCGCCGCCCTGCCCGCCTCGCCCGACCCTCTCGTCCCCGACCGTCCTGTCCGCGCCGCGCGCGCCCAGCACGTCCTCGAGGTGACCCGCACGGAGCGGCTCAGCCCGCACCTCGTCCGCGTGCACCTCGGCGGCGAGGGGACGCGGGCCCTCCTGGAGCAGGCCGTCCCCGAACGTCTCGCCGCGACCGACGCCTACGTGAAGCTGATGCTGCCTCAGCCGGGATCCGGCCTCGTGCCGCCGTTCGACCTGCCCGCCCTCCGGGACACGCTGCCGCCCGAGGCGCTGCCCGCTGTGCGCACCTACACGCTGCGCCACGCGGATCCGGCCGTGGGCACGTGCGCGATCGACTTCGTGGTGCACGGCGACGAGGGGCTCGCGGGGCCGTGGGCGGCGACCGCGCAGCCCGGGGACCTGATCGCGGCGAGCGGTCCCGGCGGCCTGTTCCGGCCGGCCGACGACCCCTCGGTCGCGCGGCTGCTGATCGGGGACGACTCGGCCGTGCCGGCGATCGCCGCGGCGCTCGCCGCGATGCCCGCGGACGCGACGGGCGTCGCGCTCCTCGAGGTGGAGGGTCCCGCCGACGAGCTCCCGCTCGCGCACCCGGCCGGTCTCGAGCTGCGCTGGATCCACCGCTCCCGCACGGCCGACGCCGTGCCGGGCGCGCCCCTCGTCGACGCCGTACGCGCGCTCGAGCGGCCGGACGGCGAGGTCGAGGTCTTCGCGCACGGCGAGCGCGGCGCGATGAAGGAGATCCGCGCGCTCCTGCAGGACGGCTGGGGCCTCGACCGGCGTGCCCTCTCGCTCTCGGCCTACTGGGCGCTCGGCCGCGCGGAGGACCGCTTCCAGGCGGAGAAGCGCGAGCCGGTGGGGGCGATCTTCGCGGACTGA
- a CDS encoding YitT family protein: MTASASEPLPTPIAPSSDGPTTAGIPHSVAEDVLGILTGTFVASFGLFLLRDAGAVTGGTAGLALLLSYTGVLPFGVLFFVVNAPFFALAVWKKGWRFTIRTAISVALVSVFSTLHPAMVTGLELQPIYGVLAGNLLVGIGLLVVFRHGSSLGGFNIVALIVQERFGFRAGYAQMILDVIVILLGLTVVSVGGVVMSALGAVLLNLVLALNHRPGRYTGI; encoded by the coding sequence ATGACCGCTTCCGCGTCCGAGCCCCTTCCCACGCCGATCGCCCCCTCGTCCGACGGGCCGACGACCGCGGGGATCCCGCACTCCGTCGCGGAGGACGTGCTCGGGATCCTCACCGGCACCTTCGTCGCGTCGTTCGGGCTGTTCCTGCTGCGCGACGCCGGCGCGGTCACGGGCGGCACCGCGGGCCTCGCTCTGCTGCTGAGCTACACGGGCGTGCTGCCGTTCGGGGTGCTGTTCTTCGTGGTCAACGCGCCCTTCTTCGCGCTCGCGGTGTGGAAGAAGGGGTGGCGGTTCACGATCCGCACGGCCATCTCGGTCGCGCTCGTGTCGGTGTTCTCGACCCTCCACCCGGCGATGGTCACGGGGCTCGAGCTGCAGCCGATCTACGGCGTGCTCGCGGGGAACCTGCTCGTGGGGATCGGGCTGCTCGTGGTCTTCCGCCACGGATCCAGCCTCGGCGGGTTCAACATCGTCGCGCTCATCGTGCAGGAGCGCTTCGGGTTCCGGGCCGGGTACGCGCAGATGATCCTCGACGTGATCGTGATCCTGCTGGGCCTCACGGTCGTGTCAGTCGGCGGCGTCGTCATGTCGGCGCTCGGCGCGGTGCTCCTCAACCTGGTGCTCGCGCTCAACCACCGGCCGGGGCGCTACACCGGGATCTGA
- a CDS encoding DUF3817 domain-containing protein has translation MTNAPHPDAAPHAEPGARPAGSPVSPGSPAPGFAALVRGTRDRSDRPSRLGRLFAVVAIVEAITWTGLLVGMFLKYVTETTELGVFVFGRLHGAAFVLYVIVTAVAAIRLRWGWKPALLAGVAAIPPLATLPLEVGLRRRGYLRQPADAVDGRAHAAAASGSAASRG, from the coding sequence ATGACGAACGCCCCGCATCCCGACGCCGCCCCGCACGCCGAGCCCGGGGCCCGCCCTGCGGGGTCGCCCGTCTCCCCCGGCTCACCGGCTCCCGGCTTCGCCGCGCTCGTCCGCGGCACGCGCGACCGCTCCGACCGCCCGTCGCGCCTCGGACGACTGTTCGCCGTCGTCGCGATCGTCGAGGCGATCACGTGGACTGGCCTCCTCGTGGGCATGTTCCTCAAGTACGTGACGGAGACGACCGAGCTCGGCGTCTTCGTCTTCGGCCGCCTGCACGGGGCGGCGTTCGTGCTCTACGTGATCGTCACGGCCGTCGCCGCCATCCGCCTCCGGTGGGGGTGGAAGCCCGCGCTGCTCGCGGGCGTCGCGGCGATCCCGCCGCTCGCGACACTGCCGCTGGAGGTCGGGCTGCGTCGCCGCGGGTACCTGCGGCAGCCGGCTGACGCGGTCGACGGACGGGCGCACGCGGCGGCGGCGTCGGGCAGCGCCGCATCGCGCGGCTGA
- a CDS encoding sialate O-acetylesterase: MRSASARARLIAAITGLSLGVTLLVAVEPTAAPAEAAMAGTAASLARVVAPSTSVVSPAATDGAPTTASMMRLLQATAAAAPFTATPAPVITGKAVIGQRLLATTARWTPTATTSTYAWLVDGVPVSGQTSTAYTVRAADAGSVITVAVTGSRSGYDTTTQTSAPTAAVPTPVVASFTAAPTPTISGSPQVGFTLTARAGTWTPWPTFSYSWTRDGVLIAGQTGVTYRVTEADRGTALAVTVTGTKTGYSTTTRTSDAMSVPGATPTAAPTAAPTTAPTPTPTAAPTQAPTPTPTPTVAPTQDPTPTPTPTVAPTTAPTPTPTTPAAAPFTAAATPTIAGTARVGFTLSARAGVWTPWPTFSYAWLRDGVVIAGQTGVTYRVQAGDAGSRISVTVTGTKTGYATQALTSAELQVPAASTPTPTPTPAPTTPAPTPTPSTPTPTPTATPGTPTPTPTPTATTPVPTPEPTAPTEDAPFSAAATPSIAGTARVGFTLSARAGVWTPWPTFSYQWTRDGVAIDGQTAVTYRVQEGDQGTTIAVIVTGTETGYVTQAIPSDGLLVPLPESTPEPTVPTPDPTPAPDVAFETVGTPSITGLGRVDYTLNAKSGTWSPWPSFSYAWLRDGVAIPDQTGASYRVVASDVGTSISVAVTGTKTGYVTQTVTSPGVAVVATPVTPPPPAPSVPFEATAAPVIQGSPVAGSPLRVETPAWTPEATAYTYAWARDGVTVLGATDATYTVRRADAGSRITVTVTGTRSGYKATSLTSEPTAVVVDALDLPPAEPAPSPDDQPFTDAPSPTITGDASVGSTLTAETPAWTPEATAFSYVWQRNGVVVPGRTASTYVPAPRDAGSQVTVTVTGRADGFAPTSRTSVPRQIASTGEGYDVVVILGQSNAQGVGTGWDPSIDVSVPGLDQLAGSGAKAGQIVPAKDSLSHVTTWTTSGGVQAVGPGMELGRHMLADARPGRKVLLVPAAMASTSMTGDGTYAWNPADTRSRINLFTRALGQIDAALAQDPDNRLVAVVWAQGESDATRTNAAGYQSMLLDLVDRLNTRYGAVPFLIGGMVPEWLNVSSLRQAIDTAQQGMPALRANVSYIPGAAGYSRAEDSIHYTAAGARAMGDKYFAAYQRATGAVQLSR; encoded by the coding sequence ATGCGCAGCGCATCCGCACGCGCACGTCTCATCGCCGCCATCACGGGGCTCAGCCTCGGGGTGACGCTGCTCGTCGCCGTCGAGCCGACCGCGGCTCCGGCCGAGGCCGCGATGGCGGGCACCGCGGCATCGTTGGCGCGCGTCGTCGCGCCCAGCACGAGCGTCGTGTCGCCGGCCGCGACCGACGGCGCGCCGACCACCGCGTCGATGATGCGGCTGCTGCAGGCCACCGCGGCCGCGGCGCCGTTCACCGCGACGCCCGCGCCCGTCATCACCGGCAAGGCCGTCATCGGGCAGCGCCTGCTCGCCACCACCGCGCGCTGGACGCCGACCGCCACGACGAGCACGTACGCGTGGCTCGTCGACGGCGTGCCCGTGAGCGGGCAGACGAGCACCGCGTACACGGTGCGCGCAGCCGACGCGGGATCCGTCATCACGGTCGCCGTGACCGGCAGTCGCTCCGGCTACGACACGACCACCCAGACCAGCGCGCCGACCGCGGCCGTGCCGACGCCCGTCGTCGCGTCGTTCACGGCTGCTCCGACGCCCACCATCTCCGGATCCCCGCAGGTCGGCTTCACGCTCACCGCGCGCGCCGGCACCTGGACCCCGTGGCCGACCTTCTCCTACTCGTGGACCCGCGACGGCGTGCTGATCGCCGGCCAGACCGGCGTCACCTACCGCGTCACCGAGGCGGATCGAGGCACGGCGCTCGCCGTGACGGTGACCGGCACCAAGACCGGATACTCGACGACGACCCGGACGAGCGACGCGATGAGCGTGCCGGGCGCGACGCCCACCGCCGCGCCGACCGCCGCGCCGACGACGGCTCCGACGCCGACGCCGACGGCCGCTCCGACTCAGGCGCCCACGCCGACCCCGACCCCGACGGTCGCGCCGACGCAGGACCCGACGCCCACGCCGACCCCGACGGTCGCCCCCACGACCGCGCCCACGCCGACGCCGACCACGCCCGCCGCCGCGCCCTTCACGGCCGCCGCGACGCCCACCATCGCCGGCACCGCGCGCGTGGGCTTCACGCTGTCCGCGCGCGCCGGGGTGTGGACCCCGTGGCCCACGTTCTCCTACGCGTGGCTCCGCGACGGGGTCGTGATCGCCGGCCAGACCGGCGTGACCTACCGCGTGCAGGCCGGGGACGCGGGATCCCGCATCAGCGTCACCGTGACGGGCACGAAGACCGGCTACGCGACGCAGGCCCTGACGAGCGCGGAGCTCCAGGTCCCGGCCGCGAGCACGCCGACGCCGACGCCCACGCCGGCGCCGACGACGCCCGCGCCGACCCCGACGCCGAGCACGCCGACGCCCACCCCGACCGCGACGCCGGGCACGCCGACGCCGACGCCCACGCCGACCGCGACGACGCCCGTCCCGACCCCGGAGCCCACCGCCCCGACCGAGGACGCGCCGTTCTCGGCCGCCGCCACCCCGTCCATCGCCGGGACCGCCCGCGTCGGCTTCACGCTGTCCGCGCGCGCCGGGGTCTGGACGCCGTGGCCGACCTTCTCCTACCAGTGGACCCGCGACGGCGTCGCCATCGACGGCCAGACCGCCGTCACCTACCGCGTGCAGGAGGGCGACCAGGGCACCACCATCGCCGTGATCGTCACCGGCACGGAGACCGGCTACGTCACCCAGGCGATCCCGAGCGACGGCCTCCTCGTGCCCCTGCCCGAGTCGACGCCGGAGCCCACCGTGCCCACGCCGGACCCGACGCCCGCCCCCGACGTCGCGTTCGAGACCGTCGGCACCCCGTCCATCACCGGCCTCGGCCGCGTGGACTACACGCTCAACGCCAAGTCCGGCACGTGGTCGCCGTGGCCGTCCTTCTCCTACGCGTGGCTGCGCGACGGCGTCGCGATCCCCGACCAGACCGGCGCGAGCTACCGGGTCGTCGCGAGCGACGTGGGCACGAGCATCTCGGTCGCCGTCACCGGCACCAAGACCGGGTACGTCACGCAGACCGTGACGAGCCCCGGCGTCGCCGTCGTGGCGACGCCCGTCACCCCGCCGCCGCCCGCGCCGTCCGTGCCGTTCGAGGCGACGGCCGCGCCGGTGATCCAGGGATCGCCCGTCGCCGGCAGCCCCTTGCGGGTCGAGACGCCCGCGTGGACGCCGGAGGCCACCGCCTACACCTACGCGTGGGCCCGCGACGGCGTCACCGTGCTCGGCGCGACCGACGCGACGTACACCGTGCGCCGCGCGGACGCCGGGTCGCGGATCACCGTGACGGTCACCGGCACGCGCTCCGGCTACAAGGCGACGAGCCTGACGAGCGAGCCGACCGCGGTCGTGGTCGACGCCCTCGACCTGCCGCCCGCCGAGCCCGCGCCGTCGCCCGACGACCAGCCGTTCACGGACGCGCCGAGCCCGACCATCACGGGAGACGCGAGCGTCGGATCCACCCTCACGGCCGAGACTCCCGCGTGGACGCCCGAGGCCACCGCCTTCTCCTACGTGTGGCAGCGCAACGGCGTCGTGGTGCCCGGCCGCACCGCTTCGACCTACGTGCCGGCTCCGCGCGACGCCGGATCGCAGGTCACCGTGACCGTCACCGGGAGGGCCGACGGCTTCGCGCCGACGTCCCGCACCTCCGTGCCGCGTCAGATCGCATCGACCGGCGAGGGCTACGACGTCGTCGTGATCCTCGGCCAGTCGAACGCGCAGGGCGTCGGGACCGGCTGGGATCCGTCCATCGACGTCAGCGTGCCCGGGCTCGACCAGCTCGCCGGCAGCGGCGCCAAGGCCGGGCAGATCGTGCCCGCCAAGGACTCGCTCAGCCACGTGACGACCTGGACGACCTCCGGCGGCGTGCAGGCCGTCGGCCCCGGGATGGAGCTCGGCCGGCACATGCTCGCCGACGCCCGCCCGGGCCGGAAGGTGCTCCTCGTCCCCGCGGCGATGGCGTCCACGTCGATGACGGGCGACGGCACGTACGCCTGGAACCCCGCCGACACGCGATCGCGCATCAACCTGTTCACGCGCGCGCTCGGGCAGATCGACGCCGCGCTCGCGCAGGATCCCGACAACCGGCTCGTCGCGGTCGTCTGGGCCCAGGGCGAGTCGGACGCGACCCGCACGAACGCCGCCGGCTACCAGTCGATGCTGCTCGACCTCGTCGACCGGCTGAACACCCGCTACGGCGCGGTGCCGTTCCTCATCGGCGGCATGGTGCCCGAGTGGCTGAACGTCTCGTCGCTGCGCCAGGCCATCGACACCGCGCAGCAGGGCATGCCCGCGCTGCGGGCGAACGTGTCGTACATCCCGGGAGCTGCGGGCTACAGCAGGGCCGAGGACTCGATCCACTACACGGCGGCCGGCGCCAGGGCCATGGGCGACAAGTACTTCGCCGCCTACCAGCGGGCGACGGGAGCCGTCCAGCTGTCGAGATAG